From the genome of Sulfurovum sp. NBC37-1, one region includes:
- a CDS encoding TIGR02757 family protein, with translation MRLSDIKIFLDKEVSQRNSLTELSYDRPDPLLVASKYRDESIALVCALFGYGNAGQIVKFLESLDFSLLEVPENKIRSSLSGHYYRFQKSEDVAALFIALKRLKEHNSIENIFYQGYQREGNILDGLWHFIETLKELQPYSSQGYDFLTGRLPKRVNSAGTYKRYMMYLRWMVRDDRLDMGLWTKIDKKDLLMPLDTHTFKMSRKLGLLKRKSYDMKAVMELTEQFKQWDSEDPIKYDFALYRLGQEKLVQL, from the coding sequence ATGAGACTTTCTGATATAAAAATATTTCTTGACAAAGAAGTCTCTCAACGTAATTCCCTTACTGAACTCTCCTACGACAGACCTGACCCCCTGCTTGTCGCCTCAAAATACAGAGATGAAAGCATTGCATTGGTCTGTGCGCTGTTCGGGTATGGCAATGCCGGTCAGATTGTGAAATTTCTGGAAAGTCTCGATTTTTCTTTACTAGAGGTCCCTGAAAATAAGATACGCTCATCCTTGTCAGGGCATTACTATCGGTTTCAGAAATCAGAAGACGTGGCTGCACTTTTTATTGCACTGAAACGGTTAAAAGAGCATAACAGTATTGAAAATATTTTTTATCAGGGCTATCAAAGAGAGGGAAATATTCTCGATGGACTGTGGCATTTTATAGAAACATTGAAAGAGCTCCAACCGTACAGCTCACAGGGCTACGATTTTCTGACAGGCCGTCTGCCGAAGCGTGTAAACAGTGCGGGTACGTACAAACGTTACATGATGTATTTGAGATGGATGGTCCGTGATGACAGGTTGGACATGGGGTTGTGGACAAAGATCGATAAAAAGGATCTTCTCATGCCGTTGGATACACATACTTTCAAAATGTCAAGAAAACTGGGGCTTTTGAAGCGTAAAAGTTATGACATGAAAGCGGTGATGGAATTAACGGAACAGTTCAAACAATGGGATAGTGAAGACCCGATTAAATATGATTTTGCCCTTTATCGCTTGGGGCAGGAGAAATTAGTACAACTATAA
- the lptB gene encoding LPS export ABC transporter ATP-binding protein — MHILEAKHLAKTIKKTRIVHDISMIVKSKEIVGLLGPNGAGKTTSFYMVCGLTGATEGEVFLDDEKLTHLPLSKRAQMGIGYLPQESSIFKDLTVEENLLIAAEALELPKETVQPRIEKLLEIFNIEPIRSRIGIRLSGGERRRVEIARALVGEPKFLLLDEPFAGVDPIAVLDIQNIIRQLVELDMGILITDHNVRETLGICDRAYVMRSGEMLASGTSEEIANDENVRKHYLGEHFTF; from the coding sequence ATGCATATACTTGAAGCCAAACACCTTGCCAAGACGATTAAGAAGACCAGGATTGTACACGATATCTCCATGATCGTCAAAAGTAAGGAGATCGTCGGGCTTCTGGGTCCCAACGGTGCAGGAAAGACCACCTCTTTCTATATGGTCTGCGGATTGACAGGTGCAACAGAGGGAGAGGTTTTTCTCGACGATGAAAAGCTTACCCATCTTCCTTTGAGTAAACGCGCACAGATGGGGATAGGCTATCTTCCTCAGGAGTCGAGTATCTTTAAAGACCTGACGGTCGAAGAGAATCTTCTGATCGCCGCGGAGGCACTTGAACTTCCCAAAGAGACGGTTCAGCCACGTATAGAGAAGCTCCTGGAGATCTTCAACATCGAGCCGATCCGTTCACGTATCGGTATCCGCCTGAGTGGTGGGGAGAGAAGAAGGGTGGAGATCGCCAGGGCACTGGTGGGCGAACCCAAATTCCTGCTTCTGGATGAACCTTTTGCAGGAGTCGACCCCATAGCGGTTCTTGACATCCAGAACATCATCCGGCAGCTGGTCGAACTCGATATGGGCATTCTCATTACCGACCACAATGTACGTGAAACACTGGGGATATGTGACAGAGCCTATGTTATGCGAAGCGGTGAAATGCTTGCGTCGGGTACCAGTGAAGAGATCGCCAATGATGAGAATGTACGGAAGCATTATCTGGGTGAGCATTTTACATTTTGA
- the tsaE gene encoding tRNA (adenosine(37)-N6)-threonylcarbamoyltransferase complex ATPase subunit type 1 TsaE, whose product MEIIASLQELNKVVEYLDEVLPADTVVFLRGNLAAGKTTLTQAIAKARGVEGEVTSPTFSLQHCYGEGLYHYDLYRLDHEEFMQMGLFEEFEKPGWHMVEWGSDMLKTFLEGVGYNVAMIGIEPYEEKRKYTIEY is encoded by the coding sequence ATGGAAATCATCGCATCGCTGCAGGAATTAAATAAAGTTGTTGAATATCTCGATGAGGTTCTGCCTGCCGATACCGTTGTTTTCCTGCGCGGTAACCTGGCTGCTGGGAAAACCACATTGACACAGGCCATCGCCAAAGCAAGAGGGGTGGAGGGTGAAGTAACTTCCCCGACCTTTTCCCTGCAGCACTGTTACGGGGAAGGGCTGTACCATTACGACCTCTACCGTCTGGACCATGAGGAGTTTATGCAGATGGGACTTTTTGAAGAGTTCGAGAAGCCGGGATGGCATATGGTGGAGTGGGGCAGCGATATGCTTAAAACCTTTTTAGAGGGTGTAGGGTATAATGTGGCCATGATCGGGATAGAACCTTATGAAGAGAAACGAAAATATACAATAGAGTACTGA
- the trpD gene encoding anthranilate phosphoribosyltransferase, producing MNIKAQFERLFTNEMPQEEARQFLIDLYEKGESGSDIAAAASVMREHSVKVPLPDELHEKAIDIVGTGGDQSGSFNISTTVSLLLASLGSRIAKHGNRSITSNSGSADVLEALGINLNLSVEHQVKMLEETGFCFIFAMNHHPAMKHIMPIRKSIPHRTIFNILGPLTNPAGARKYLLGVFDPAYIKRMAEALLELDTQRAYVVSSHDGMDELSLSGNSSFAYVETGRISEGEINPEALGFKLAPKEAILGGDALENAQITRDIFSGAERGAKRDIVVLNAAFALFVDGNVRDIEEAIAIAEEGLDSGKAATHLNFMAEVSRKLM from the coding sequence ATGAATATAAAAGCCCAGTTTGAAAGACTGTTCACTAATGAAATGCCCCAGGAAGAAGCACGTCAATTCCTCATAGACCTTTATGAGAAAGGTGAGAGTGGGTCTGATATCGCCGCTGCGGCTTCTGTGATGCGTGAACACTCCGTCAAGGTACCTCTTCCTGATGAACTTCACGAAAAGGCGATCGATATTGTAGGAACAGGCGGCGACCAGAGTGGTTCATTCAACATTTCTACGACTGTTTCTCTTCTGCTAGCCTCTTTGGGGTCCAGGATCGCCAAGCACGGGAACCGAAGCATTACGAGTAACTCAGGTTCGGCAGATGTGCTTGAAGCTCTGGGGATCAACCTGAACCTCTCTGTGGAGCATCAGGTAAAAATGCTTGAAGAAACAGGGTTCTGTTTTATTTTTGCGATGAACCATCACCCTGCGATGAAACACATCATGCCCATACGAAAGTCCATACCGCACAGAACGATCTTCAATATCCTTGGACCGCTCACCAATCCGGCCGGAGCAAGAAAGTATCTTTTGGGCGTGTTCGACCCTGCCTATATCAAACGTATGGCTGAGGCACTGCTGGAACTCGATACCCAAAGAGCCTATGTCGTGAGCAGCCATGACGGAATGGATGAACTCTCCTTGTCAGGGAACAGCTCTTTTGCCTATGTGGAGACAGGTCGTATTTCTGAAGGTGAGATCAACCCTGAAGCTTTAGGGTTCAAACTGGCGCCCAAAGAGGCCATTCTTGGTGGGGATGCATTAGAAAATGCACAGATCACGAGAGACATTTTTTCCGGTGCAGAACGTGGAGCCAAAAGGGATATCGTCGTACTTAATGCAGCCTTTGCCCTTTTTGTTGACGGGAATGTCAGGGATATTGAAGAAGCCATCGCTATCGCAGAAGAGGGTCTTGACAGCGGTAAAGCCGCAACACATTTGAACTTCATGGCAGAGGTGTCACGAAAATTAATGTAG
- a CDS encoding RNA-binding S4 domain-containing protein → MRVDKWLSAVNVVKRRTIATDMLKSGVVYVNSMKAKASKDLKVGDKVTIEYLKGPKSYEVLQIPTTKTIPKSQKEEFVKEL, encoded by the coding sequence ATGCGTGTAGATAAATGGCTCAGTGCCGTCAATGTGGTAAAACGACGTACTATTGCAACAGACATGCTTAAAAGCGGTGTTGTTTATGTCAACAGTATGAAAGCCAAGGCTTCCAAAGACCTCAAAGTGGGAGATAAAGTGACCATTGAGTATCTCAAAGGCCCAAAGTCCTATGAAGTGTTACAGATACCTACGACGAAGACGATCCCCAAGTCTCAGAAAGAGGAATTTGTCAAAGAGTTGTAG